In Streptomyces sp. NBC_00483, a single window of DNA contains:
- a CDS encoding MFS transporter — translation MSASTATSRAETRAANRAGFGAFVGSTIEWFDFYIYGTAAALAFDKVFFPELEGAIGTLVAFATFWVGFLARPIGGIVFGHFGDRLGRKKTLVITLLMMGISTTAIGLLPSYASIGVAAPILLVCIRMIQGIGLGGEWGGSVLIASESAPKGKSVLYGAFAQQGSPVGNTLATLSFLAISQLPDDAFVSWGWRVPFLASAVLVLVGLLVRLKVAESPAMAKLIEKKEVVKLPLTEVLRSHPGLIALGIGACTIGLSATYFKSTFALSWATTSLDFDRSTFLTIILVANITQVIVQPFGAVLATKMKSWSRAVVVMLVPELILLPLMFVLISTGNYGLAMLGVAVATIPHCLYYAALAGMLASRFPAHLRYTGISLCYQLCGTLLGGTTPIIGQFLLNKTGSISAVIAYALFQVALTLGCMLLLLKRPNHDELALDAPVASEQRSPEAATTNGA, via the coding sequence ATGAGTGCGTCCACCGCCACCTCGCGTGCGGAGACCAGAGCCGCCAACAGAGCAGGATTCGGTGCCTTCGTCGGCTCCACCATCGAGTGGTTCGACTTCTACATCTACGGCACGGCGGCGGCGCTCGCCTTCGACAAGGTGTTCTTCCCCGAACTGGAAGGCGCCATCGGCACGTTGGTCGCCTTCGCCACCTTCTGGGTCGGCTTCCTCGCGCGCCCCATCGGCGGCATCGTCTTCGGTCACTTCGGCGACCGCCTGGGCCGCAAGAAGACGCTCGTCATCACGCTGCTGATGATGGGCATCTCCACCACCGCGATCGGCCTGCTGCCGAGCTACGCCTCCATCGGCGTCGCCGCGCCGATCCTGCTGGTCTGCATCCGCATGATCCAGGGCATCGGCCTCGGCGGCGAGTGGGGCGGCTCCGTCCTCATCGCCTCCGAGAGCGCGCCCAAGGGCAAGTCGGTGCTTTACGGTGCGTTCGCCCAGCAGGGCTCGCCCGTCGGCAACACGCTGGCCACGCTGAGCTTCCTCGCCATCAGCCAACTGCCGGACGACGCCTTCGTGTCCTGGGGCTGGCGGGTGCCGTTCCTCGCCTCCGCGGTCCTCGTCCTGGTGGGCCTGCTGGTCCGCCTCAAGGTCGCCGAGTCCCCGGCCATGGCCAAGCTCATCGAGAAGAAGGAAGTAGTCAAGCTTCCGCTCACCGAGGTGCTGCGCAGCCACCCCGGCCTGATCGCCCTCGGCATCGGCGCCTGCACCATCGGCCTGTCCGCGACGTACTTCAAGTCGACGTTCGCCCTGTCCTGGGCCACCACCTCGCTCGACTTCGACCGCAGCACCTTCTTGACGATCATCCTCGTCGCCAACATCACGCAGGTCATCGTCCAGCCCTTCGGCGCCGTGCTCGCCACCAAGATGAAGAGCTGGTCCCGCGCGGTCGTCGTCATGTTGGTGCCCGAACTGATCCTGCTTCCGCTGATGTTCGTCCTCATCAGCACCGGCAACTACGGCCTCGCGATGCTCGGCGTCGCCGTCGCCACCATCCCGCACTGCCTGTACTACGCGGCCCTCGCCGGCATGCTCGCCAGCCGCTTTCCCGCCCACCTGCGCTACACCGGCATCTCCCTGTGCTACCAGCTGTGCGGCACGCTCCTCGGCGGCACGACCCCGATCATCGGCCAGTTCCTGCTCAACAAGACCGGGTCCATCAGCGCGGTCATCGCCTACGCCCTGTTCCAGGTCGCGTTGACGCTGGGCTGCATGCTGCTCCTGCTCAAGCGCCCGAACCACGATGAGCTGGCACTTGATGCCCCTGTGGCGTCTGAGCAGCGGAGCCCCGAGGCCGCTACCACGAA